In the genome of Acidimicrobiales bacterium, the window CGACGTGCACGACGGCGATGTCGGTCTCGTGGTCGAGGCCGACGACCTCGCCCTCGTGCTCCTCGCCGTCGGCCAGCACGACGATCACGTCGCCGCCGTCCTCGACCACGTGGGCGTTGGTCATGAGGTAGCCGTCGTCGCGGAACAGCACGCCGGACCCGGAGCGGGCGCCGGCGACGTCGACCCTGGCGATGGCCGGGCTGACCCTGGCGGCGATGTCGACCACGCCGGGCGGGCGGGCCGTGAGGCCGACGTCGACCGAGGTGACCGCCACCCGCTCGATCACCTCGCGCTGGACGATCCGGGTGCCGGCCCCGTCGGCGAACAGGGCGACGGCGGCGATGGCGACGAGGGCGCCGACCATGCCCGAGCCGAGCGCCACCCCCCACACCGGGCGGGCCGGGGCCGGCCCGTCGACCAGCCACCCGGTCGGGTCCGGCCCGGCCAGGGACAGCTCCGACGGGTGCCGCCACAGCCGGTCCTCCGGG includes:
- a CDS encoding trypsin-like peptidase domain-containing protein gives rise to the protein MPLDDDPDDDLSGSGPLLPPEDRLWRHPSELSLAGPDPTGWLVDGPAPARPVWGVALGSGMVGALVAIAAVALFADGAGTRIVQREVIERVAVTSVDVGLTARPPGVVDIAARVSPAIARVDVAGARSGSGVLFRDDGYLMTNAHVVEDGGDVIVVLADGEEHEGEVVGLDHETDIAVVHVDGERLPTAVLGTAEGLQVGETAVAIGSPLGLAGTVTSGIVSALDRPVRLAGEGSDTNAVISAVQTDAPINPGNSGGALVNVNAQVIGINSAIATSGSGSGNIGLGFAIPVDTVRDISEQLISQGRAV